In Janthinobacterium sp. B9-8, the genomic stretch AATGATTTAAATAAGCGGCTGAATAAATGGCGTATTGCGGGGATGTTTGCTTAACAAACAGGATGGATGAAGATGTTTTACTGCCGTGATGCGGCACAAGCAAAATATCAATTTGCCCTAAACCCTGCTCAATTAAGCGTGCTTCTTCATGTTTGCCGATATCTGCAGGAATTAATAAGCGATGCTGGCCATTATCGATGAGTAAAACACAGCTTTGGGCGTTGTCACTGCGCGCTGTGTTTTGTTCGTTGGGCCAAATAAAGCGAAAGCGCACTTTATCCCAGACCCATGTTGTGCCCGTTTGGCAGCGCTGTCTCTTGGCCTTCTGGTTGGCCCAGAGTGGATGATCGTCGGGCAGGCTATGCCAAATGAGCGGGCTGGGCATATTTTTAAGCAGCGGCTCGGCTGCGCCAATATGATCGTTATCGTTATGCGACAGGATGAGCGCGTCTAACTGGCGAATGCGGGCGCTGCGTAAAGCGGGCAGTAAGACACGCTCGCCATTAGGCAACTGGCCTGTATCAAATAACAGCTGATGTTGGGCGGTTTGCACTAAAACTGCGAGACCCTGGCCAACGTCCAATACTGTGGCGCGGTATTGCCCCGGCTGGATGCTGCCGGAGCTACTGATAAATAAAGGCAGGCAGCAGATTAGCCCCAGCCGCCTCGCCGGTATGCCACGGGGCAGGAGCAGCAGCATCACACCGAATGCGGCGGGTAAAAGGGTGATGGGGCCGGGCATATTGAAGGCGATGGTGGGCAGTGCTGTACACCATTGCAGCAGATAGTCTGTGGCGGCAAAAAGCCGTTCTGCACCGTAGAGTAAATAACCGGAAGGATCGAGCAAGCCAGCCAAGGCAAGAGGGGTAATAAGAATACTGACAATTGGAATCGCAAAAGCATTCGCGAGCGGGGAAACCAGTGGTAGTTGGCCAAACACCACTAATAAAACGGGGGCAGAAGCCAAAGTGGCAGCTGCTTGGCTACTGACCCATGTTTTCCATTTTGCACTCTTGCCCAGCTGATTGCTGCCAGCCCAAAGGAGTGCACCCACCGTGAGGTAGGATAACCAAAAGCCAATGGATAAAACGGCAAAAGGGTCGATGACAACCGTAACTAAGAGCGCTGCGGCCCAAATGGCACTAATAGCGCTGGCTTGGGCTCGCCACAGGCAAATTGCAGCAATACTTAGCATAAATAGGGTGCGTTGCGTGGGGATGGCCATCCCTGCCAGCAGGCAATAGCAAAACGCGGTGATCACTCCGGCAATGAGTGCGGCACGTTGGGCGGCAAAGCGCGCAGCAAGCAGAGGAATGCGTCGCCAAAGCCCGTTGCAGGTTGCGGCGGCCATCGCTGCGAGCAGGGTGATATGTAAGCCAGAAATACTGATTAAATGGGTCACGCCGGTTGCGGCAAAGCGTTGCCACTGCTCAGGCAAAATGCCGCCCTGATCGCCTACAGTCAGCGCAATAATGACACCACGATAAGGTGCATCGGGCAGGGCATGGTGAATACGATCGCGTAAATGGGCGCGTATCCGATGCAGCCCGGCGCTTTTTTCTGCAAGCAGCACGCCTGATTTAACTGTGCCTGTTGCTCCAATATCTTGCTGCAAAAACCAGCTTTCCAAATCAAAGCCACCGGGGTTGCTTTGTACGTGAACTTGCTTGAGTTTGACCAAAAACCGCCAATGTTCCCCTGCTTTAACCCGATCAGCCTGGCCGTACCATTGCAATTGAATTTTGCCGGGTAAACGCGTATTAGTCGCATCAGGCTTAAATAAAAAGCGTGTACCAAAACGACTGGCTTGAGGCAAATCGCTCACAAAGCCTGTTATCTCAATGACTTGCTGCTCAAGGACTGGATTGAGGCGATCTGCCATACGGATTTGCGCACGCCAATTGGCCCATGAGAAGCCGAGCGCTAGTAGGCTGAGCATTAAAAATAGTTGAGGGAGCCGCCAGCGGCTGAGCAAAAAAAACAATGCTGCAATACTGAGCGCAGGCCAGAGCAGGGGCAAGCCGGGCTGGGCTTGCAATAGGCAAACACCACAGATAAAGCTGGCAATCAGCAGTAGATAAGCAATCAGCATAAATTAGCTTAGCAGCTGATTGCGATACTTTTACTTGAAAGCCTATCCGAGGAAGAGGGCGTGGTTAATTGATGAAACGCAAGCTGTGATTGTGGGCTTAAAGTCAGCCTGGCAATCGCTACTTCCATGACATAGTCTATTGATTAAGCTGTCTATTGCAGCAGGGTCAAAGGAGTGCGGTTATGTACCAACTGTATATCGGTAGCAAAAATTACTCATCATGGTCACTACGTCCCTGGATATTGCTTAAGCACTTTAATATTGAATTTATCGAAATGAGTGCGCCGTTGGATGGCGAGCAAGCTTATCGGGAATACGTAGAAAACGGCTTGATTCCTTGTCTTTATGATAAGGAATTTAATGTCTGGGATTGCTTGGCGATTGCTGAATATTTAGCCGAAAGCTATCCACAAATGTGGCCCGAACATACAAGAGCCAGAGCCAGAGCGCGTTGTATTTCGGCTGAAATGCACTCGGGGTTTTCTAATTTACGTTGCGTATTACCCATGAATATTAAGCTTCGTGTACAAGGTGGCGATTTAGCATTGAGTGCTAAACGCGATATTGAGCGAATTTGCAGCATTTGGCGTGAGGCTCGTCAATTAGCAGGAGCGGGCCCATATTTATTTGGTGCGTTTTCCATTGCCGACGCCATGTACGCACCCGTAGTCTGGCGCTTGCATTGCTACAACGTGCCCTTGCCTGATGATGCGGCAATTTACCGTGATGTCATGTTAGCGCACCCGGCAATGCAGGAGTGGGAGCGGGGCGCATTGGCTGAAACGTTGATATTGGCGCAAGAAGATATGCTGTCAGAAGCGTTTGGCGGGCGCAGGTAGTTTGCACAATAGAGCGTGCTGGGCTTGCTTCGGGTTTCCAAAGCGCAAAGCGGCCTGATAAACTCCCGCCATGGAAAATTTTGACGCAGATGTCATCATCGTTGGTGGTGGTTTAGTCGGCAGCGCCTTAGCTTTGGCGCTTAAAGACACCGCACTGACGGTTTTGTTAATAGAAGGCCGGCAACCCGCTTGGGATTGGCCTCAGGATTCCTGGGATCAACGTATCTACGCCATTAGCCGCGCAAGCCGGCAGATGTTGCAGCGTATTGGTGCATGGCAGCGTTTAGATGCCGATCGCTTGCAAGCCACCTCGTGTATGAAAATATTCGGCGATGCACATGGGATTTCCTTGCAATTTGATGCGCTTGAAGCGGGCGTTGATGAGCTGGCATTTATGCTGGAAAATCGCGAATTGCAAAAAGCGCTCTGGCATGGCCTGCAAGAATCTGCTCAGATTCATATCCGTACCCCCGCTAGCCCTATAAAGCTCACGACCGATCAAACGGGCGCAACACTGACGCTGGCTGATGGCCAACCCCTTCGTGCTCGCTTGGTGGTTGGTGCTGATGGAGCTAATTCATGGGTGCGAAGTCAGCTGGCCATTGAACCGCAGGTGATGCCATATCAGCAGTTTGGTGTGGTGGCTAATTTTGAGATTGAAAAGTCTCATCTGGGTGTGGCTCATCAATGGTTTATGCCTGATGGTGTGCTTGCATGGCTGCCGCTGGCTGGCCAGCGGATGTCGATGGTGTGGTCTTGTAGTGATGAAAAGCGGGCGGAACTTATGGCGCTTTCGCCTGCCGAATTATGCGAATGCGTTGCCGCTGCGGGTGGTGCTCGTCTCGGTGCTTTGCAATTGATCAGCGCAGCAGCTGCATTTCCTTTGCGATTAAATCATTTGCCTGAAACGGTGCGCGATAAAGTAGTGTTGATCGGCGATGCCGCTCATACTGTGCATCCTCTTGCCGGGCAGGGCGTTAATCTGGGCTTTGGCGATGTGGCCGAATTAGCTGCATTATTGGCCCAGGCACCGGTTAATCGTATTGGCGATTATTTGTTGCTGCGACGTTACGAGCGGGCTAGGCGTGAAGCGGTTTACACCATGCAAGGTGTGTGTCATGGCTTGCAAAAGTTATTTAATAATACAAATCCCCTGCTTAAAACTTTGAGGAATCTGGGTTTAGGGGCCACTAATCAATTACCATGGCTTAAAAGACAATTAATCCGCCATGCCATGGACGCCTGAGGTTGTTATGAATATGAAATCTGTGACTCGTATCTTGATTGCCAGCGGTTTTATCGCTTTAACAGCATGCTCTGCATCTGCTGATAATTCGACTAATCAGCTTAAACAAAAATTGGCAAAGCAATTGCCAGGCCGTGAAATCACTTCGGTTAATACCACACCTATGAAAGGGATTTATGAAGTAGTGATTGGTAAACGCCAGATTGTGTATACCGATATCAAAGGTGAGTACATTTTAGCGGGTGATATGATTGATCTGGCTAAAAAAAGCAGCCTGACTGAACAGCGCGCGGCTGAATTACAAAAAACCGACTTTAGCAAATTACCGCTGGAGCAGGCATTTAAAGACGTGCGTGGTAACGGTTCACGTGTTCTGGCCGTATTTTCTGATCCGGATTGCCCTTATTGCAAACGCTTAGAGCGCGAAAGCTTAAATGGCCTGACTAATGTCACGATTTATACTTTCCTGATGCCTTTAAGCATTCACCCGGATGCAGAGCGTAAATCAAAAGTGATTTGGTGTGCTGCAGATAAACAAGCCGCCTGGAGCAATTTTATGCTTAAGGATCAAGCTCTGGATGGTAAGGCGGATTGTGAAAACCCAGTTGAAAAAAATATGAAACTGGCGGAAAGTTTGGGAATTACTGGCACGCCTGCGCTGATTTTTAAATCAGGTCAGATTGTATCGGGTGCGATTCCTAAAGAGCAGATTGAAGAATTACTCTCTGCTAAGTAATTTATGCCGGTCAATAAAAATAGCCAAGCGATGCTTGGCTATTTTTTTGAGTTATTCTATTGTTTAATTCTTTTTTGCCTGAAGTACTGCGTGTTGGCATAAAAATGATCGTCTTGCTCTGGCCACCATTGGGGAATGCCTAAGTAAGGCAGTGGCGGCAACTGGCGGGGTTTATGCAATTGATCATTATTTAAAAAGTGAGCTAATTCCTGATCAAGCAGCAGGCATTGCTCTGTGATTGATTTTTCAAAGAAATCAGGGCTCACTTTAATAGGCCAGCATTTGCCGCTTAAGCCTAAAAAGGGCGTAAGCAGATTTTCATAATTGGCATGGCCAAAGCAAACTGCATTGATTTTAATCCCCCAATCTGCTCGATGCGTATGAAATAAATCGTGCCATTGATGATCAATCAATAATTGCAAAAGCACATCATCGCAATAGGGCAGAATCAGCCCGCATTCATCCAGTAATGTTGCTGCATCACGAATGGGCCCGCGTGGGCGATCGGCAGCAAAATGTCGCATATGCAAGGCACTGATTGCACTTTTACTTTGTGGAAATGCACACCAGACCAGCGCATTAAAGCAATCGTGCCAGTTGTTTTCCCGAGTAGCGACCTGACCTTTTTGGGCGATTTCGATCTCGTAATAATCAGTGAGCACTTCAGGGGCTACAAAGCGAATGGCTAAGCCTTGCTGATTGCGGGCAGGCGGGCCAATGGCATCCCAGTCTGCATGACTGGGAAAATGCTCAAATTGTTTAATGAGTCTAAGCAACGGTGCATAGGGTGCTTGCCGGGAGAAAAAATCAATTGGCCACATAGATATCGATTAGGTACGGCTGCAAAAAAGTGAGCGGATTAAAACACAAGTCATTAAAAGAACAAAGCCGCACAGGGCGGCTTTGTTGATTATTGCAGCAAGTACAGTGAGGCAGAACGGCTATTGCCCTGCTTGTTTTGCAATTTTTTACAGCGCAGCAAGCGCTACTGCGTAGTTTGGCTCTTCTTTGATTTCAGAAACCAATTCTGCATGCAGGACTTGATTGTTTTCATCAAGCACGACAACGGCGCGGGCAGATACGCCAGCTAGCGGGCCGCTGATGATTTCAACGCCGTAGTGGCTTAAGAATTCACGACCACGCATGGTGGATAAGCTGATGACGTTTTCTAAGCCTTCAGCACCGCAAAAACGGCTTTGTGCAAAAGGCAAATCAGCGGAGATGCATAGCACTACCGCGTTTTCTAAGCTAGAAGCCGTTTCGTTAAAGCGACGAACCGAAGCTGCACATACACCGGTATCTACGCTTGGGAAAATATTTAGGATTTTTCTTTTGCCTGCAAAAGTAGCGAGTGTGGCATCGGATAAATCCTTTGCAACAAGGCTGAAGTCTGGTGCCGTATCGCCCACTTTAGGGAAAGAACCTTTGATTTCGATGGCGTTGCCGCCAAGAGTCACTGCAGACATAGAGATCTCCGTTTTGTGGCTATTAGTGTATTCATTACGATAACAATTATCTATTGTGAAGGCGCTCAATAGCAAGCTTTAAGAGCATAGGGCTGCAATATGACAAGCGTTTAAATTAAGATGCTATTTACTTCTGGAGCAGGTTTATAGGCTGCTAGATGCTTGGATCGTAGCGCTCTAATTGCGCAATTTGCTCGGCATCATCAATGATTTCTTCTTCCGCTTCTTCTTCAATGGGCGGGAATAAACATTCAGCCATCGTGCCGTAATCGGGCTCAAAGCTCAGATCAGAGACTAACTCGCTATACATCACGATATCCGCAGCGTTCACGCCAATCAGCGCAGTGGCCATAAAACCAGAAAGCGGGATATCGGTAATCATCACGCCATAATCTTTGTGAAAATCCCGGCCACGTAGCGTGCATAGGAGTTGCACCCGGCGAAAGCGCTCTTGTTCCATCGCCCGGCTTAAGGCGTAAGGAGTGTCAACAGAAATCACTAAGATGGCACAATCCGGCCAGTCTACGGACAGGCGCTCCAGCTGGCGGGCAATGATAAGGCCAATTGCGCTGTCAATACTGGGGATGACCGCGATTACTTTGGGCTTGCCCGCAAAGCGTGATAGGGGAACGTCGATCATGCCTGAATCGACGAGCAAAAAGCTGTGGGCATATTCGCCTACAACGGGGAAATGGCCCCCAACATTAATTTCAGTATGGTTTAACAAAATAGTAGCCATGACCGATCCCATGCATTGATTGAGTGATATAGATTAGTTTTAAATATCCGGTCTTGCTATCAAAGCTAAGGGTAAAACCAATAGATGGAGTAAGCCGTGGAGTGCAGCTCGCCTAAATCGATTTGTAAAAAGGCACGTAAATCGTCTTGGGCATCAAACTTCAGGCGTCTTTTATCGGCAGCACTCAGGTATTCGCTTGGCTTAAATACTTTTTTGAGTACGATGCGCTCTTGATCATCGGTCAGCGTGACTTCCAGCATGGGCAGGGCTTGCTCGTACTGAGCCAGGTTTCGCAAGGTGGCATTCAGTTGAATAATATTGGGAAACTCGGGCACATAGCTAAGCTCCGACCATTCAGAGCGCAGCATTTCTGCATTCTCAGGCAGCGGCATAGTGCAGCCCAGCGCTTGGCAGGCAAGGATAAGCTTGGGCCGTAGCCAAGGAAACTCCATCGAAATTTGCGTGCGCTGCTGATAACCCAGTTGCGCTATAAAGCTGAGCATCAGAATAATACTTATCCCGATCAATAGAGCTTGCCATTTGGAGCGGGGTGGCGGCTCAAGTAAGCCCTCTTCGTCGCCCGTATAAATGGGGCGATAATCGTGATGGCTTTCTTCAGAGGGATGGCTTTCTTCAATTGGAGCAGCCGGTTTACTCACTGGCTCTGGCGGTGCTTTGATTTCAATTTCAATCACCGGTCCGTGGTTGTCGGAGGCTGTGATATCAAAATCAACTTCAATCTGTGGTGCGGGGTCGGGCACGATGCGCTTGGGCCGCGTTACCGGCGGTGCCGGGCAGGCTATAGCAGGGCTTGGCGGCGCTGCAGCTAGTGGCTTGGCAGCTTCGCTTGATACATTGGCTGCGGGCGCAACTGCTGTGATGATCTGTGCAGCCTGTGGCTTTGCAGTAGCCATAATGGGCGTGCTGATCGTTTCTGCGATCTGCTCGCTTTCAATGCATTCTTTGGCATTAAAGACAAAGGCGCAGCGCCCACAGCGAACCTTGCCGCGGTGGGCTTGCAACTGCGCTTCCGTTACGCGAAAAGCGGTTTGGCAGTTTGGGCAACGGGTAATATCGTTCATTTATTTACGAATACCGGATAAGCAGACCCAGCCGTCTTCAATTTGCGGCGCATTCATGGCAAACCACTGGCTGTAAATGGCGATCACTTCATCTGCCTGCTCGGCTAGAATGCCCGATAAAGCGATGCGGCCAGCTGTTTTTACTTTTGCAGCCAGCATAGGCGCTAAGGCTTTGAGAGGATTAGTCAGAATATTGGCAATCACCACATCATAAGTGTCTGCTGGCTCTGCATCGGGTAAGTAAAACTGCACTTCAACCGCATTTTGCTCCGCATTTTGTCTTGATGCGGTCATCGCTTGTGGATCGATATCGACCCCTGCCGCAGAAGCGGCTCCAAGCTTCATACCCGCAATGGCTAAAATTCCAGAGCCACAACCGTAATCCAGCAGCTTTTCACCGCCAGCAAGATGGCTATCCAGCCATTTTAAGCAAAGGCGTGTCGTCGGATGGCTGCCCGTGCCAAAAGCCAGGCCCGGATCGAGCTGAATGCTGATTGCGCCTGCATCAGGGCATTCATGCCAGGTAGGGGTAATCCAGAGGCGATCAGAAATGGCAATCGGATTAAATTGTGATTGGGTGAGACGCACCCAGTCTTGCTCTTCGACACGCACCACATCGTAGGGCGGGACGGCTAATTTCAATGTATTACTTGCTGCCGTGACAATCAGGCGGGTATCAATGTCTTCGTCAAACAGGGCGAGCACCACGCTGTTTTCCCACATCTGATCGACCGGCTCACCCGGCTCGCCAAAGATCGGCTTTTCTGCGTCGGTGCCCGCGGCAGCGTCTTCCACGCTGACAGACAACGCACCTAGATCAAAAAGTGCGTCAGAAAAGCGTTCAGCTTGGGATGATTCAGTGGTGATGCGTAGTTCTTGCCAGGGCATTTTGCTTACCTAATAGAGATTCTCGGCGGTATTGTCGCATTCCCGCCTTCTTTTGAGAACGTTTTTGCGGTGTTCTGGTGATTATAGCGCCCCTGCAAAGCGCAAATAAGGGCTTGTTAGTATTTTGCAGGGCGCATCAGGCTGGCTTTTATTTAGGAAGCACAAGGCTTAAACCTTATTCAGGCTTTCCCTAGGCTTATTTAAATATTGATATGGCTCAATATTTAGATGACATTTTATCTGCAAAATTCTTTCTAAATAGTCAGGGAGAGACGCGAAATGTCAGTATTTTTTGAGTGGAACGATGAGCTGTCGGTCGGTATTCAGGAAATTGATGAGCAACACAAGGTGTTGATCGATTTACTTAATGAGCTACATGATGCCATTCGCTTACATCATGGCAGCGAGGCATCGGTGCTTATTCTGGGGCGTCTTGCCGATTACACAAGAACTCATTTCACAGTGGAAGAAAGCCTGATGCGTATTTTAGGCTACCCCGATTACGATGCACATAAGCAACATCACGAAGATTTAATAAAGCAAATGAATGGCTTGCAAGCTCGCCTGGCAGGGGGCGAGGCGGTTACTTTTGAATTGATGCATTTTTTAAGAAACTGGCTGACCAATCATATTATGGAAGGCGATAAGCGTTATACCGAGCATTTTTTATCCCGCGGAGCACAAGCAACCTGGCATAAAAAAAGCTGGCTGGAGCGTTTCTGGGCCAAGTGAATGGTGAGCTAAGCGGCGGTTTTGTGCGGCAAGCCTCTGTTTTTTTCATATTAGGGGCTGCTGATGATTTGTTTTTATCGGGCCGACTATTCAGTTTGGCTAAAGTTCCCTTTTATTTTCGTGAAAAGCAAAGTTGCCGAGGTCAAAATACAGGACATGCGGTTTATAAAGCGGGTTTGATGACTGAAGGCAAAAAAGCTGGGTAGATTTTGTGTGGTTCACCCGCTAGAATGGGCCGCTTTGCTTTATTGACACGGAACCGACCCGATATGTTCATTGCACCCGCGTATGCAACAGGCGCCGCACCTGCGGCAGGAATGGACTTTATGTCTTTTCTTCCTATGATCGTGATTTTTGTTTTGTTCTACTTTATGTTGATTCGCCCACAACAAAAACGCGCTAAAGAACAACAAGCCATGCTGGCTGCTCTGTCTAAAGGCGATGAAGTGGTTACCAGTGGTGGTATGGCTGGTCGCATCACCAAGGTGAGCGAGCAATATGTCACTCTTGAATTAGCTGATGGCGTAGAAATCCTGTTCCAACGTGCTGCGGTTGCTGCGCGTTTGGAAAAAGGCACTATTAAAAATAACAAGTAAAGCCAATAAGGCGGTGCAGTTTGTGCTAACAACTGCACCGCCTTTTGTGCATTTCTGGGTCCTGCCATGAATCGCTACCCGCTTTGGAAATACCTAATAATTATTCTGTCCGTTGCTTTGGCAACGCTCTACACCCTGCCTAATCTGTTTGGTGAAAGCCCGGCAGTACAAATTGCCAGCGTTCGCGCCACGGTGAAGGTAGATGCCGCGCTACAGCAAAGTGCTGAGGCCATTTTAAAAAGTGCCGGTGTAAAAACCGAAGATGTGTTCCTTGATAGCAATTCGGTGAAATTTCGCTTTAAAGACACGGAAATCCAGTTAAAGGCTAAAGAGCTGTTACAAGCTAAGCTGGGCGATGATTACAGCGTGGCTTTAAATCTCTTATCGGATACGCCGTCCTGGTTGACCAAGATCGGGGCTAAGCCGATGTCTCTGGGGCTGGATTTACGCGGTGGTGTGCACTTCTTGCTTGAAGTGGATATGAAAGCTGCCGTTGATAAGGCTTTAGAGAAAACCGCAGGTGATGTGCGCCGTGAGCTAAAAGAAAAGAAAATTCGCTATGGCCGGATTGTATCAACCCGCGACAGCGTTGAAGTGCAGCTGCGTGATGATGAGACAACCAAGGAAGCGGCTAAGGCTTTACGCAAAGTCTTGCTACAGCGCCAGATTGATGTGCGTGAGAATAAAATTGTCATTTCTTATTCTCCTGAAGCATTACAGCAATTAAAAACCGACGCGGTAAAACAAAACATCACCACCTTGCATAATCGGGTGAATGAGCTGGGTGTCGCTGAGCCAGTGATTCAACAGCAGGGTGAAGGCCGTATCGTGGTGCAATTGCCAGGTGTGCAAGATACCTCGAAGGCTAAAGATATTCTGGGCCGTACTGCCACACTAGAAGTACGTATGGTAGAAGATGATCAGGCTAAAGTAGCCGAAGCGCTCAATGGCAATGTACCTGCTGGCTTTGAGCTACTCAGCGAGCGCGGCAGCGATGGCCAGAATCGTCCGATTTTGCTGAAAAAAGAAGTAGAGCTGACGGGGGATAATATCAGTGACGCGCAAGCGGGCTTTGATGATCAAAACTCGGCTGCGGTACATATTGGCCTTGATTCCACAGGTGCTGCCATCTTTAAAACGCTGACCAAAGAAAACATTGGCAAGCGCATGGCCATGGTGCTGGTTGAAAAAGGCAAGGGCGAAGTGGTTACTGCGCCGGTGATTCGTTCTGAAATTGGTGGTGGCCGCGTGCAGATTTCTGGCTCGATGGGCGTTGCCGAAGCGAACGATACCGCACTGCTACTGCGCGCGGGCTCGCTTGCTGCTCCCATGAATATCGTTGAAGAGCGCACTATTGGCCCAAGCTTGGGACAAGACAATATCACCAAGGGGTTTCACTCAACTTTATATGGTTTTCTTGCGATCTCCATCTTTATGGTGATCTATTACCGTGTATTTGGTGTGGTATCGACGGTTTCATTGGCTGCCAATTTATTATTCCTACTGGCGCTGCTGTCCTTGCTGGGCGTGACCTTAACGCTGCCGGGTATCGCGGCGATTGCCTTAGCGCTGGGGATGGCAATTGACGCCAACGTGCTGATTAACGAGCGTGTGCGCGAAGAGCTGCGCTCGGGCATGACACCGCAAGCCGCGATTCACAATGGTTATAGCCATGCTTTTGCCACTATTTTGGATTCCAACGTCACCACCTTGATCGCTGGCTTAGCGCTGCTGATTTTTGGTTCTGGCGCGGTACGTGGTTTTGCTTGGGTACATAGCCTCGGGATCTTAACGTCGATGTATAGCGCGGTGTTTGTATCTCGCGGCATCATTAACCTCATTTATGGCGGCCGTCGTGTTTCGACGCTGGCTGTGTAAGGGTGCATCGCAATGATTGAATTTTTTCATATAAAGCGTGATATCCCGTTTATGAGCTATGGCAAGCTTACAACGGCGATTTCGCTGGCAACCTTTGTTTTGGCTGTTGCGTTTCTGGTGATGAAGGGCCTGAATCTGGGTGTGGAATTTACCGGTGGTACGGTGATGGAGCTGCGTTATAGCAAGTCGGTTGATTTAAACCAGGTCCGGGAAAAAGTAGAGGGCTTAAATTACGGCGAAGCGCAGGTGCAGTCTTTGGGAACCACGCGCGATGTGATGGTGCGTATTCCTAATATCAAAACCAAAACCAGTGCTCAGTTATCGAATGAAGTGCTGAATCTGCTTAAAACGGATCGCGCTGATGTAGAGCTGCGTAAAGTTGAGTTTATTGGCCCGTCTGTGGGGAGTGAGCTGGTTTCCCATGGCGCAACGGCGATTTTGCTGGTGTGTGTGGGGATTATTGCCTACTTGGCGATTCGCTTTGAATGGCGCTTCGCAGTATCGGCAGTGATTGCTAATATGCACGACGTGATCATTATTTTGGGCTGCTTTGCGTTATTTCAGTGGGAGTTCTCCTTGACCGTGCTGGCCGGTATTCTGGCGGTGCTGGGTTATTCCGTGAATGAATCGGTGGTGGTGTTTGACCGGATTCGCGAGAATTTCCGCAAGCCAAACTTGCGTGGCAAAACTGTGCCGCAGGTGATTGATAATGCGA encodes the following:
- a CDS encoding DNA internalization-related competence protein ComEC/Rec2 produces the protein MLIAYLLLIASFICGVCLLQAQPGLPLLWPALSIAALFFLLSRWRLPQLFLMLSLLALGFSWANWRAQIRMADRLNPVLEQQVIEITGFVSDLPQASRFGTRFLFKPDATNTRLPGKIQLQWYGQADRVKAGEHWRFLVKLKQVHVQSNPGGFDLESWFLQQDIGATGTVKSGVLLAEKSAGLHRIRAHLRDRIHHALPDAPYRGVIIALTVGDQGGILPEQWQRFAATGVTHLISISGLHITLLAAMAAATCNGLWRRIPLLAARFAAQRAALIAGVITAFCYCLLAGMAIPTQRTLFMLSIAAICLWRAQASAISAIWAAALLVTVVIDPFAVLSIGFWLSYLTVGALLWAGSNQLGKSAKWKTWVSSQAAATLASAPVLLVVFGQLPLVSPLANAFAIPIVSILITPLALAGLLDPSGYLLYGAERLFAATDYLLQWCTALPTIAFNMPGPITLLPAAFGVMLLLLPRGIPARRLGLICCLPLFISSSGSIQPGQYRATVLDVGQGLAVLVQTAQHQLLFDTGQLPNGERVLLPALRSARIRQLDALILSHNDNDHIGAAEPLLKNMPSPLIWHSLPDDHPLWANQKAKRQRCQTGTTWVWDKVRFRFIWPNEQNTARSDNAQSCVLLIDNGQHRLLIPADIGKHEEARLIEQGLGQIDILLVPHHGSKTSSSILFVKQTSPQYAIYSAAYLNHFGHPKPEITARYAAAQAQNLRTDQTGALIFDVGEKIKLTRWRHAHPHYWHQPTGH
- a CDS encoding glutathione S-transferase gives rise to the protein MYQLYIGSKNYSSWSLRPWILLKHFNIEFIEMSAPLDGEQAYREYVENGLIPCLYDKEFNVWDCLAIAEYLAESYPQMWPEHTRARARARCISAEMHSGFSNLRCVLPMNIKLRVQGGDLALSAKRDIERICSIWREARQLAGAGPYLFGAFSIADAMYAPVVWRLHCYNVPLPDDAAIYRDVMLAHPAMQEWERGALAETLILAQEDMLSEAFGGRR
- a CDS encoding UbiH/UbiF family hydroxylase, coding for MENFDADVIIVGGGLVGSALALALKDTALTVLLIEGRQPAWDWPQDSWDQRIYAISRASRQMLQRIGAWQRLDADRLQATSCMKIFGDAHGISLQFDALEAGVDELAFMLENRELQKALWHGLQESAQIHIRTPASPIKLTTDQTGATLTLADGQPLRARLVVGADGANSWVRSQLAIEPQVMPYQQFGVVANFEIEKSHLGVAHQWFMPDGVLAWLPLAGQRMSMVWSCSDEKRAELMALSPAELCECVAAAGGARLGALQLISAAAAFPLRLNHLPETVRDKVVLIGDAAHTVHPLAGQGVNLGFGDVAELAALLAQAPVNRIGDYLLLRRYERARREAVYTMQGVCHGLQKLFNNTNPLLKTLRNLGLGATNQLPWLKRQLIRHAMDA
- a CDS encoding DsbC family protein; translation: MNMKSVTRILIASGFIALTACSASADNSTNQLKQKLAKQLPGREITSVNTTPMKGIYEVVIGKRQIVYTDIKGEYILAGDMIDLAKKSSLTEQRAAELQKTDFSKLPLEQAFKDVRGNGSRVLAVFSDPDCPYCKRLERESLNGLTNVTIYTFLMPLSIHPDAERKSKVIWCAADKQAAWSNFMLKDQALDGKADCENPVEKNMKLAESLGITGTPALIFKSGQIVSGAIPKEQIEELLSAK
- a CDS encoding DUF3025 domain-containing protein, with protein sequence MWPIDFFSRQAPYAPLLRLIKQFEHFPSHADWDAIGPPARNQQGLAIRFVAPEVLTDYYEIEIAQKGQVATRENNWHDCFNALVWCAFPQSKSAISALHMRHFAADRPRGPIRDAATLLDECGLILPYCDDVLLQLLIDHQWHDLFHTHRADWGIKINAVCFGHANYENLLTPFLGLSGKCWPIKVSPDFFEKSITEQCLLLDQELAHFLNNDQLHKPRQLPPLPYLGIPQWWPEQDDHFYANTQYFRQKRIKQ
- the tpx gene encoding thiol peroxidase, which codes for MSAVTLGGNAIEIKGSFPKVGDTAPDFSLVAKDLSDATLATFAGKRKILNIFPSVDTGVCAASVRRFNETASSLENAVVLCISADLPFAQSRFCGAEGLENVISLSTMRGREFLSHYGVEIISGPLAGVSARAVVVLDENNQVLHAELVSEIKEEPNYAVALAAL
- a CDS encoding thiol peroxidase codes for the protein MATILLNHTEINVGGHFPVVGEYAHSFLLVDSGMIDVPLSRFAGKPKVIAVIPSIDSAIGLIIARQLERLSVDWPDCAILVISVDTPYALSRAMEQERFRRVQLLCTLRGRDFHKDYGVMITDIPLSGFMATALIGVNAADIVMYSELVSDLSFEPDYGTMAECLFPPIEEEAEEEIIDDAEQIAQLERYDPSI
- a CDS encoding DUF3426 domain-containing protein is translated as MNDITRCPNCQTAFRVTEAQLQAHRGKVRCGRCAFVFNAKECIESEQIAETISTPIMATAKPQAAQIITAVAPAANVSSEAAKPLAAAPPSPAIACPAPPVTRPKRIVPDPAPQIEVDFDITASDNHGPVIEIEIKAPPEPVSKPAAPIEESHPSEESHHDYRPIYTGDEEGLLEPPPRSKWQALLIGISIILMLSFIAQLGYQQRTQISMEFPWLRPKLILACQALGCTMPLPENAEMLRSEWSELSYVPEFPNIIQLNATLRNLAQYEQALPMLEVTLTDDQERIVLKKVFKPSEYLSAADKRRLKFDAQDDLRAFLQIDLGELHSTAYSIYWFYP